GCGACACCCTGGAGCTGAAGGACCCCGACGGGCGGGTCCTCGTGACCCTGCGGCAGAAGATGTTCAGCCTCCGGGACGCGATGACGATCGAGCGGGACGAGCGGCCGCTCGCGACCGTCCGCCGCAAGCGGCTCTCCCTGCTCCGCAACCACTACCGGGTGACGCTCGTCGACGGCACCGAACTGGACGTCAGCGGCCGCGTCCTGGACCGGGAGTTCACCGTCGAGTACGAGGGCGAGCTCCTGGCGCACATCTCCCGGCAGTGGTTCCACGTCCGCGAGACGTACGCGGTGAACGTGGTCCGTGAGGACGCGGACGCGGCGCTGCAGATCGCGGTCGCCGTGTGCGTCATCCGGATGGCGGAGCGGGAGCGGGAGGACTGACCCCGCTCAGCCGGCCTTCGCGAGTGCCTGCTCCAGGTCCGCCCACAGGTCCTCCACGTGCTCGATGCCGACCGAAAGACGGACCGTGCCCGCGCCGATGCCGGCCGCCGCGAGGGCCGCCGCGTCGAGCTGGTGGTGGGAGGTGGACGCCGGGTGCATCACCAGCGTCTTCACGTCGCCGAGGGAGACGCTGAGGGAGGCGAGCCGTACCGCCTCGACGAAGGTGCGGCCCGCCTCCCGGCCGCCCGCGAGGTCCACCGAGACGACCCCGCCGCCGCCCCCGGGCAGCAGGCGCGCGGCGATCTCCCGGTCCGGGTGGCTCGCGAGGGCCGGGTGGCGGACGGCCTCGACCGCCGGGTGCGCTTCGAGCCGGGCGGCGAGCTCGGCGGCGCTCGCGCACTGGCGTTCCATGCGCAGGGACAGGGTCTGCATGCCGCGCAGGGTCAGCCAGGCGGCGAACGGGTCGGTGGACGCGCCCTGTTCGACGGCGTGGTGGCGGACGCGGCCGTACAGCTCGGGGGTCTTGAAGACGGCGATGCCGCCGAGGACGTCCGCGTGCCCGGCCAGGTACTTGGTGGCGGAGTGGACGACGATGTCGGCGCCGTGGTCGAGGGGGCGGCAGAGCAGCGGGGAGGCGAAGGTGTTGTCGACGACCACCGGGACCCCGGCTTCGGTGGCGACGGCGGCGAGCGCGGGGACGTCGACGACGCGGGTGGTGGGGTTGGCGATGGTCTCCAGGTGGAGGAGGCGGGTCTCGGGGCGCAGGGCCGCCCGCACCTCCTCCGGGTCGGTGCCGGAGATGTACGTGACGTCGACGCCCCAGCGGGCGGCGAGGTCGGTGAGGACCGCGTACGTGCCGCCGTACAGGCAGGTCTGGGCGATGACGTGGTCGCCGCTGCCGAGCAGGCCGAGGAGGACGGCGTTGATGGCGCCCATGCCGGAGGCGAAGGACTGGGCGGCGGTCCCGCCCTCCAGGCGGGCGACGGCGTCCTCCAGGGTGCGGACGGTGGGGTTGCCGAGGCGGGCGTAGAGGAAGGCGTCCGGGGAGGTGAAGCCCTCGGCGAGGGCGTCGGCCGAGTCGAAGGCGAAGACGTGCCCCTGGTGGAGGGGGACGCCGAGGGGCCTGCTGCCCGTGACCTCGACGTGGGGCGGGTGGACGGCGAGGGTCTCGGGGCGCGGGGAGTCGGTCATGAACTCAGTGTGTGGACGGGGAACTTGCCCTCACAGGTCCAATCCCGGCAGATTGGTTCGCCGATGGAGCCAATCGACGCGTCACCTCCGCCCCTGTCCCTCGACGACCTCGTCGCCCGGCTCGGCCGCTGGTCCGCCGGGCGCGGGCCGCTGTATCTGCTGCTCGCCGCCCGGCTGCGCCGGCTGATCGACGAGGGCGCGCTGCCGTCGGGCACGCTCCTGCCGCCGGACCGGCGGCTCGCGCAGGCCCTGGCCGTGGGCCGTACGACGGTGGTCGCCGCGTACGAGACGCTCCGGCAGGAAGGCCGGCTGGTGCGGCGCCAGGGCAGCGGGACCCGGGTGGCGGCGCCCGCGCTGGCCCTGGGGGAGCACGGGGCGGCGGCCGCCCTCGTGCCGGACGCCCCGCGGGTGAAGGACGCCCCGCGGGTGAAGGAGACCTCGCGGGTGAAGGAGACTTCCAACCCGCTCTTCCTGCACCTCCTCGAGGCGCCGGACGACGTGATCCTGCTGAGCTGCGCCGCCCCGGACCGGCCGCCGGCCGAGCTGGCGGAGACGTACCGCGGTCTCGTGCTCCCGCACGGGGACCTCGGCTACCACCCGGCGGGGATCGGGTCCCTGCGGGCTGCGGTCGCGGCGCGGTACACGGCGCGGGGCGTGCCGACCGGGCCGGGGCAGATCCTGGTCACCACCGGCGCACAGCAGGCCCTTTCGCTGCTCGCCCGGCTCCTGCTCGCACCGGGCGACGGGGTGCTCGTGGAGGCGCCGACGTATCCGGGGGCGCTGGATCTGTTCCGGGAGGCGGCGGCCGTGCCGCTGCCGGTGGCGGTGGGGCCGGACGGAGTGGACGTGGCGGAGGCGGTGCGGGTGATGGAACGTCACCGGCCGGCCCTGGCCTATGTGATCGGCCGGTTCCAGAACCCGACGGGGGCGGTCCTGCCGCCGCTCGCCGGCCGCCGTCTCGTCGAGGCGGCGAACGCGCTGGGCGTGCCGCTGGTGGACGACGAGGTCCTCGCCGACCTCGCCTTCGACGCGGAAGCGGACACCGGCCATGCTCCCCTCGCCTCGTACGGCGACGTCATCGGCGTCGGTTCGCTGAGCAAGGTGGTGTGGGGCGGGCTGCGGATCGGCTGGGTGCGCGGCCCGGCGCCGCTGATCGACCGCCTCGCCCGGCTGAAGGCCCTGCACGACCTGGGCAGCGACGTGCCGTCGCAGCTGGCGGCGGTCCGGCTGCTCGACGGGTACGGGCCGCTCCTCGCGGCCCGGCTGCGGGCGGTCCGCGCGGGCCACGACCATCTGCGGGCCGAGCTGGCCCGGCTGCTGCCGTCCTGGTCGTGCGCCCCGACGGCCGGCGGGCAGACCCTGTGGGTGCGGCTCCCCCACGGCGACGGCGTCTCCTTCGCACAGCTCGCCCTCCGCCACGGGGTGGCCGTCCTCCCGGGCGCCACGACCGACGCGCTCGGCGGCAGCCTCCGCCATCTGCGGCTGCACTTCCTGGCGGCCCCGGAGGTGCTGACGGAGGCGGTACGGAGACTGGCGGCCGCCTGGGCGGAGTACGCACCGGAACTCCCCGCGGGGCGCGCGTCCCTGCGGGGAATCACCGTTTGACCTTGCGCCCCGCACGATCCCCACGGAAACATACGATGCACCTGCAAAGTGATGGGCATTCTTCGATGGGGGCACTGCGCTATGGGCTTTGACGAGGAGTGGGCCGGCATACGGTCTGCCGCACCGGAACAGGCCGCCGTCGACATGAGGTTGAACCAGCTCGACGGCGGCGGTGGCGGCGGTGCGGCGGGCGGTCAGCCCAATCTCGCCACTGCACCAGCAAAGAAGCGGGCCGCGGCCAACACCATCGAGACCGAGCTGGAGCCGAACACGGACAAGGCCGCCAAGTGGGCGGACGCCGCCACCACGGCGGCCGTCGGCGGCTTCGCCGGCTGGGAGACGGCTGCCGGTCTGAAGACCGTCGAGGCCACCTGGGACAAGCAGGTCAAGACGCTCCTGGGCCGGCTCGCGTCCGAGAAGGCCGCCCTGCGCGCCACGGCCGGCACCTTCGGCCAGCAGGAGCTCGACACCCGGGCCCGTATCGCGGGGGTCCAGCCGGCCTCCGGCATCACGAAGTACTGAGGGGGCGGACCGTGCTGACGTACTCCGAGATCATGACGACCGATCTGGGCAAGCTCGCCACCGCCGCCGACAAGTGGGACGAGATGGCGGGCGAGCTGGGCAAGGTGGAGGAGCGCTACGGGGAGAGCGTGCAGTCCCTGCCCACCTCGCAGGCCTGGCTGGGCGAGAGCGCGACCGCCGCCCACACCAACTTCACCGCCACGCGGTACGAGTACCAGGCGGCGCAGATCCAGGCCAAGGCCACGGCGACGCTGCTGCGGAACGCCCACGAGCAGTTCGTGGAGCTGAAGAAGCAGCTGGAGAACGCCCGCGCCGACGCGATCAAGGCGGGCATGAAGGTCTCCGAGGAGGGGCGGGTCGCGTACGACTACGAGCGGCTCACTCCCCAGGAGCGCAGCGCCCTGCACCACGACCCGGACGGCGCGAAGAGCGTCCGGGACGCCGAGGTCGCCTGGGCCGAGCACCTCGACAGCTGCGTCAAGGCCATGGACGTCGCCGACCAGGACCTGAAGAAGGACCTGGAGGCCGTGGTCAAGGACGGCTACGGCAACAAGAACGACGAGACGCTCGGCACCGGCTTCAACGGTGACGCGGGCAAGGTCTCCGCGGCCGACGACAAGGCCAAGGACGACCGGATGAACCTGGCCTGGCTGAAGATGAAGGACGACGAGACGCTCGACGACTACGTCAAGCGCCTCCAGCACGACGGCATCGCCAAGCTCACCGGCAACAAGGAACTCGCCGACCTGGTCCAGAAGTTCACGGAGGGGACCATCACGGCGGGCGCGTTCGCGAGCGCCCTGACGACCGCGGGCCTGTACTCGTACAAGCTGTCCAAGGCGCTCCGGCCGCCGTTCGTGCACCCGACCGCGCCCGGCACCTTCCTGTCGAAGCAGTTCAACATGCGGCTCGCCGGGGCGGCTCCGGGCAGCCTGCTCAGCAAGGTCCCGCCGGGTCTCGCGACCGCGATCACCGGCTCCGACGAGGCCGCCATGTACGGCGGGTTCATGCGCAACGGCGCCTTCTTCATGCCGACGGCCGCCGAGGCCAACCTGCTGAAGGTCGCCCAGAACGGCGGCCTCGCCAACGCGGCCAAGGCGGCGGGCTTCCTGCGCGGCGCCGGTGTCGTCGGCGGTGTCGCGGCCACCGCGTACGGCGTGGCCAACCTCGCCACGTACAACACGGACATGATCAAGGCGGATCCGGCGAAGTTCGCCACGGACCTCACCGGTACCGCCTTCAGCGCCTCGATGACGGCGCTGACCGTGGCCCCGAACCCGGTCACCCTCGGCCTCGCGGTCGGTACGGGCGTGGCGTACGGCGCGGCGCTGATCTGGGACAACCACGAGGCGATCGGGAAGGGTCTGGAGGCGGCCGGGGACTGGGTCGGCGACAAGGCGTCCGACATCGGGAACGGCATCAAGGACG
The DNA window shown above is from Streptomyces vietnamensis and carries:
- a CDS encoding LURP-one-related/scramblase family protein; this encodes MKYLVRDKMFAIGDDYWIEDERGRHAFLVDGKALRLRDTLELKDPDGRVLVTLRQKMFSLRDAMTIERDERPLATVRRKRLSLLRNHYRVTLVDGTELDVSGRVLDREFTVEYEGELLAHISRQWFHVRETYAVNVVREDADAALQIAVAVCVIRMAERERED
- a CDS encoding trans-sulfuration enzyme family protein; translation: MTDSPRPETLAVHPPHVEVTGSRPLGVPLHQGHVFAFDSADALAEGFTSPDAFLYARLGNPTVRTLEDAVARLEGGTAAQSFASGMGAINAVLLGLLGSGDHVIAQTCLYGGTYAVLTDLAARWGVDVTYISGTDPEEVRAALRPETRLLHLETIANPTTRVVDVPALAAVATEAGVPVVVDNTFASPLLCRPLDHGADIVVHSATKYLAGHADVLGGIAVFKTPELYGRVRHHAVEQGASTDPFAAWLTLRGMQTLSLRMERQCASAAELAARLEAHPAVEAVRHPALASHPDREIAARLLPGGGGGVVSVDLAGGREAGRTFVEAVRLASLSVSLGDVKTLVMHPASTSHHQLDAAALAAAGIGAGTVRLSVGIEHVEDLWADLEQALAKAG
- a CDS encoding PLP-dependent aminotransferase family protein, whose product is MEPIDASPPPLSLDDLVARLGRWSAGRGPLYLLLAARLRRLIDEGALPSGTLLPPDRRLAQALAVGRTTVVAAYETLRQEGRLVRRQGSGTRVAAPALALGEHGAAAALVPDAPRVKDAPRVKETSRVKETSNPLFLHLLEAPDDVILLSCAAPDRPPAELAETYRGLVLPHGDLGYHPAGIGSLRAAVAARYTARGVPTGPGQILVTTGAQQALSLLARLLLAPGDGVLVEAPTYPGALDLFREAAAVPLPVAVGPDGVDVAEAVRVMERHRPALAYVIGRFQNPTGAVLPPLAGRRLVEAANALGVPLVDDEVLADLAFDAEADTGHAPLASYGDVIGVGSLSKVVWGGLRIGWVRGPAPLIDRLARLKALHDLGSDVPSQLAAVRLLDGYGPLLAARLRAVRAGHDHLRAELARLLPSWSCAPTAGGQTLWVRLPHGDGVSFAQLALRHGVAVLPGATTDALGGSLRHLRLHFLAAPEVLTEAVRRLAAAWAEYAPELPAGRASLRGITV